The following coding sequences are from one Bacteroidales bacterium window:
- a CDS encoding mannose-1-phosphate guanylyltransferase, protein MKEDVFTVILAGGVGTRFWPLSRVSKPKQFIDIFGFGKTLIQLTYERYAKVCKPENIYVITSEQYVHYVKEQLPSLPENQIIIEPYRKNTAPCIAYAAQKLYKTHSSGVMIVAPSDHLIQHDDKFVDDINLAVEFARNNPWLITLGIMPTRPDTGYGYIQFSQHDSSKIHPNIRKVKTFTEKPDINLAKEFIKSGEFLWNAGIFVWSISSILQALQTHAPDIAHAFEKGKDVYNTSDEKKFIEEAYASCRNISIDYAVMEKAKDNVYVVLSQFLWSDLGTWGSLHSHMPQDNNKNATTGEHIMLYNTQNCIIHIPPHKLALIQGLKDYIIVDTSDILMIVRKEDEQNIRHYVNDILLEKGEEFI, encoded by the coding sequence ATGAAGGAAGATGTTTTTACAGTCATCCTAGCAGGAGGTGTAGGGACAAGATTTTGGCCTTTAAGTAGGGTGTCAAAACCTAAACAATTCATAGATATTTTTGGATTCGGAAAAACACTTATTCAGCTAACATATGAACGATATGCAAAAGTTTGCAAACCAGAAAACATATACGTTATTACAAGTGAACAATACGTTCATTATGTTAAAGAACAATTGCCTTCCTTACCCGAAAATCAGATCATTATTGAACCTTATCGAAAAAACACTGCTCCCTGTATAGCCTATGCTGCACAAAAACTTTATAAAACACATTCTAGTGGGGTTATGATTGTTGCTCCTTCTGATCATCTTATTCAACATGATGATAAATTTGTTGATGATATTAATCTTGCAGTTGAATTTGCTCGAAACAATCCGTGGCTAATTACATTAGGAATCATGCCAACACGCCCTGATACTGGTTATGGCTATATCCAATTTAGCCAACACGACAGTTCCAAAATACATCCCAACATACGAAAAGTTAAAACATTTACTGAAAAACCAGACATTAATCTTGCAAAGGAATTTATTAAAAGTGGAGAGTTTCTTTGGAACGCAGGTATTTTTGTATGGTCAATTTCCTCCATATTGCAAGCTCTCCAAACTCATGCTCCTGACATAGCTCATGCTTTTGAGAAAGGCAAAGATGTGTATAATACATCGGATGAAAAAAAATTCATAGAAGAAGCATACGCATCATGCCGAAACATATCTATCGACTATGCAGTTATGGAAAAAGCTAAAGATAACGTGTACGTAGTTTTAAGTCAATTTCTATGGTCAGATCTTGGCACATGGGGATCATTACACAGCCACATGCCACAGGATAATAATAAAAATGCCACAACAGGTGAACACATTATGCTTTACAACACCCAAAATTGTATTATTCACATACCTCCTCATAAACTCGCATTAATTCAGGGTCTAAAAGATTACATCATTGTGGACACTTCAGATATTTTAATGATTGTTAGAAAAGAAGACGAGCAAAATATCCGCCACTACGTCAATGACATTTTACTTGAGAAAGGAGAGGAATTCATATAA
- a CDS encoding electron transfer flavoprotein subunit beta/FixA family protein: MSFRIIVLAKQVPDTRKVGKDAMKADGTVNRAALPAIFNPEDLHALEFALKIKETLDDVEIILITMGPPRAAEIIREGLYRGIDKGILITDKRFAGSDTLATSYVLSRAIQKLSPFHLVIAGRQAIDGDTAQVGPQVAEKLNIPQITYAESLETITNEKIIVKRRLERGIEIVSSPYPVLITVNNTADPCRSYNALMVLKYKKAKSITELQEESSEYNELYEKRPYLVIPEWGVEDIEADQKWLGLSGSPTKVKKIENVVLTAKESQVFSAKDEDIDLLMKKLIESRILG, from the coding sequence ATGAGTTTTCGAATCATTGTTCTTGCTAAGCAAGTTCCAGATACGCGAAAAGTAGGCAAAGATGCGATGAAAGCAGATGGAACTGTAAACCGAGCTGCTTTACCTGCCATATTCAATCCCGAAGATTTGCATGCCCTGGAATTCGCTTTGAAAATCAAAGAAACCTTAGATGACGTCGAAATTATTTTAATCACTATGGGTCCTCCAAGAGCAGCCGAAATCATACGTGAAGGCCTTTACAGGGGTATTGACAAAGGAATTTTGATTACAGATAAACGATTTGCTGGTAGCGACACATTAGCTACATCCTACGTTTTGTCTAGAGCCATTCAAAAACTTTCTCCATTCCATCTTGTAATAGCAGGAAGACAAGCTATAGATGGCGATACAGCTCAAGTTGGTCCTCAAGTAGCTGAAAAATTAAATATTCCCCAAATCACTTATGCTGAGTCTCTTGAAACTATTACCAATGAAAAAATTATAGTCAAACGACGTCTTGAAAGAGGAATAGAAATTGTTTCTTCCCCATACCCTGTTTTAATTACAGTAAATAACACAGCCGATCCATGCAGATCTTATAATGCTCTGATGGTTCTTAAGTACAAAAAAGCAAAATCTATCACTGAACTACAAGAAGAATCGAGTGAATATAACGAACTCTACGAAAAAAGACCATATTTGGTTATTCCTGAATGGGGAGTTGAAGATATCGAAGCAGATCAAAAGTGGTTAGGTCTCAGTGGTTCACCAACAAAAGTTAAGAAGATAGAAAATGTCGTTCTTACTGCTAAAGAATCTCAAGTTTTTTCAGCTAAAGATGAAGATATTGATTTACTTATGAAAAAATTAATTGAATCTCGTATTTTAGGTTAA
- a CDS encoding J domain-containing protein has protein sequence MEKYYHILNLPPNASWEEVKSSFRKLVMQYHPDKNPSPEAKEIFIQILDAYEHIKLYHERKNFKVTTSQTEVFDAEAYIKERIRQYIRMRYEEILREEMALSSLPIQKLFLPRWLSSFFILFAVILLLDYWVLPLRSYNCELEVLNYGFRACNSIIYLTPEDAEKAGQCIHLYKTHIFKLVKKIRFEDGTQSKITNSYDEYIILPILLIVLNIVAIWIPLKNLEGKIVLMIFIVVLFLSILLSLIFLQ, from the coding sequence GTGGAAAAATATTACCACATCCTTAACCTGCCGCCAAATGCTTCGTGGGAAGAAGTCAAAAGTTCTTTCCGAAAGCTCGTTATGCAATATCATCCCGATAAAAATCCCTCACCTGAGGCTAAGGAAATATTCATCCAGATTCTGGATGCATACGAACATATAAAATTGTATCATGAGCGAAAAAACTTCAAAGTTACCACTTCACAAACTGAGGTCTTTGATGCTGAAGCATACATCAAAGAGCGAATTCGCCAGTATATCAGAATGAGGTACGAAGAAATTCTTCGTGAAGAAATGGCATTATCCAGTTTACCTATACAAAAACTTTTTCTTCCTAGATGGCTTAGTTCTTTTTTCATTCTTTTTGCTGTAATTCTTCTTCTTGATTACTGGGTACTCCCCTTGCGATCGTATAACTGCGAACTTGAAGTTTTAAATTATGGGTTTAGAGCTTGTAATTCAATCATTTACCTAACACCCGAAGATGCTGAAAAAGCAGGCCAATGCATTCACCTATATAAAACTCATATCTTTAAGCTAGTTAAAAAAATCAGATTTGAGGATGGGACCCAAAGTAAAATTACGAATTCATATGATGAATATATAATTTTACCTATTCTTTTAATTGTGCTTAATATAGTTGCAATTTGGATTCCCCTGAAAAATCTTGAAGGAAAAATAGTATTAATGATTTTCATTGTTGTTCTATTCCTATCTATCTTGCTTTCACTCATTTTTCTACAATAA
- the rsgA gene encoding ribosome small subunit-dependent GTPase A, with protein MSEVLEGVVVYCVGKNYYVLSNFKTYPCVLRGKLKLEFHYSTNPITVGDIVKFEWSSEMGIGKIFHVEERKNAIIRRATNESKILHVIAANIDLACLIVTPLMPYTSTGFIDRFLITAEAYHIPAILVFNKYDLYQNDASIIEPYIEIYHKFAGYSYVLVSATTGFGLKKFYEHICGKTVLLAGNSGVGKSTLINALEPSLRLKVADISRKYLKGKHTTTFTQLHLLKDGTRVIDTPGIKEFGVVNFEPWELGHWYREFEPYINKCSFSNCTHWHEPGCAVRRATEEGKIHPERYNNYLKILQNIKDSEQIS; from the coding sequence ATGTCGGAAGTGCTTGAAGGTGTTGTCGTTTATTGTGTGGGGAAAAACTATTATGTACTTTCTAATTTCAAAACATATCCGTGTGTATTGCGTGGTAAATTAAAACTTGAATTTCATTATTCAACCAATCCTATCACGGTCGGGGATATAGTTAAGTTTGAATGGAGCAGTGAAATGGGCATAGGTAAAATTTTTCATGTGGAAGAAAGAAAAAATGCCATCATTAGGCGAGCTACCAACGAATCAAAAATACTTCACGTCATAGCTGCTAACATTGATCTTGCATGTCTAATTGTTACTCCACTCATGCCATATACATCTACTGGATTTATCGATCGCTTTCTCATCACTGCCGAAGCTTATCATATACCAGCTATCCTGGTGTTTAATAAATATGACCTTTATCAAAACGATGCTTCAATCATAGAACCTTATATCGAAATCTATCATAAATTTGCTGGGTATTCGTACGTGCTTGTTTCTGCTACAACGGGATTTGGATTAAAAAAGTTCTACGAACACATCTGTGGGAAAACCGTTCTTCTTGCCGGTAATAGTGGCGTAGGGAAATCAACTTTGATTAATGCACTTGAGCCGAGTCTTCGATTAAAGGTTGCAGATATTTCTAGAAAATATCTTAAAGGTAAACATACCACAACTTTTACTCAATTGCATCTTTTAAAGGATGGAACTCGTGTAATCGATACACCAGGAATTAAAGAATTTGGAGTTGTTAATTTTGAACCCTGGGAACTAGGACATTGGTATCGCGAATTTGAACCTTACATTAATAAATGTTCTTTCAGCAACTGTACGCATTGGCATGAACCAGGTTGTGCTGTCCGAAGAGCTACAGAAGAGGGAAAAATTCACCCTGAACGATATAACAATTATTTAAAAATCTTACAAAACATTAAAGATAGTGAGCAAATCAGTTAA
- the dtd gene encoding D-aminoacyl-tRNA deacylase produces the protein MRALIQRVAKASVWVDGKEVGKISRGLLVFLGIEQSDTSDDIPWLANKIVGLRIFADSDGKMNLSVRDVDGEILLISQFTLHAMTKKGYRPSFARAMEPVLAEKLFHLFINEMKRICPGKIHTGVFGAYMQVELVNDGPVTIMIDTQNKDL, from the coding sequence ATGAGAGCTTTAATTCAGCGTGTTGCTAAGGCTTCTGTGTGGGTTGATGGAAAAGAAGTTGGGAAAATTAGTAGAGGCTTGCTAGTTTTTCTCGGAATTGAGCAAAGCGACACTTCTGACGACATTCCTTGGCTAGCAAATAAAATAGTTGGTTTAAGAATCTTTGCTGATAGTGATGGTAAGATGAATCTTTCAGTTCGAGATGTGGATGGAGAAATATTGCTTATTAGTCAGTTCACACTTCATGCAATGACAAAAAAAGGTTATCGTCCGTCATTTGCTCGGGCTATGGAACCAGTTTTAGCCGAGAAACTTTTTCATTTATTTATCAATGAAATGAAAAGAATTTGTCCAGGAAAAATCCATACGGGCGTTTTCGGAGCTTACATGCAAGTTGAACTTGTCAACGATGGTCCCGTGACCATTATGATTGATACCCAAAATAAGGATTTATGA
- a CDS encoding endonuclease/exonuclease/phosphatase family protein has protein sequence MHRYRPLPEESLLLYRGDQTSYNYPQFYDTISILTWNIGYAGLGKNENFFYDGGNMVIPPQGSYEKNFSGIIQTLQNMDSIALLLLQEVDFNARRSYYVNQFKIIRDILPSYWSASAKNYQAFFVPVPFFKPMGHVHSGLVSLSKYYPLENKRLAFPMLFSWPKSLFMLQRCLLVQKFYVQGSGKYLYVVNLHLSAFSEADLMRIYEMQLLRSYVLKWYQDGNYVIVGGDWNVNPPGFKLAYKTGYQGVTSGIPVLKDFMPVGWKWVYDSIIPTNRAVDKSYEPTKTPVTTLDYFLVSPNIEVLDVKTFEYNFEFSDHQPVYMKCCFIR, from the coding sequence ATGCACCGTTATCGACCTTTACCTGAGGAAAGCCTCCTATTGTATCGAGGAGATCAAACTTCATATAATTACCCACAATTTTACGATACCATTTCGATCTTAACGTGGAATATAGGATATGCTGGACTCGGAAAAAACGAAAATTTTTTTTACGATGGAGGAAATATGGTGATTCCTCCCCAAGGTTCATATGAAAAGAACTTTTCCGGTATAATCCAGACATTGCAGAACATGGATTCTATTGCTTTATTATTATTGCAAGAAGTAGACTTCAACGCTCGAAGAAGCTATTATGTTAATCAATTCAAAATCATCAGAGATATTTTACCCTCATATTGGTCAGCATCGGCTAAAAATTATCAAGCTTTTTTTGTGCCTGTGCCTTTTTTTAAGCCGATGGGACATGTTCATAGTGGATTAGTAAGCCTATCTAAATATTACCCTTTAGAAAATAAGCGTCTTGCTTTTCCCATGCTATTTTCATGGCCTAAATCACTTTTTATGCTTCAACGTTGCCTATTGGTACAGAAGTTTTATGTTCAGGGAAGTGGTAAGTATTTATATGTAGTTAATTTACATCTTTCGGCTTTTTCTGAAGCTGATTTGATGAGGATTTACGAGATGCAATTGTTGCGCAGTTATGTTTTGAAATGGTATCAAGATGGAAATTATGTAATCGTAGGTGGTGATTGGAACGTTAATCCACCTGGATTTAAGCTTGCTTACAAAACAGGTTATCAAGGTGTGACTTCAGGCATTCCTGTTTTGAAAGATTTTATGCCTGTGGGATGGAAATGGGTTTACGATTCAATCATACCCACCAATCGTGCCGTTGATAAATCGTACGAACCAACCAAAACTCCTGTTACTACGCTTGATTATTTTCTTGTTTCACCTAACATAGAAGTTCTTGATGTTAAAACTTTTGAATATAATTTTGAATTTAGTGATCACCAGCCCGTATACATGAAGTGTTGTTTTATACGTTAG
- a CDS encoding nucleotide pyrophosphohydrolase codes for MTLNEWQKKVDDWIKKHGVRYFNEITNTLILMEEVGEFARHVSRKYGEQSYKSNENPDDIKKELMDIFFVITCLANQMGINLEDELMNHISHKAQRDHSRHHSNSKLRK; via the coding sequence ATGACATTGAATGAGTGGCAGAAAAAGGTAGACGATTGGATTAAAAAACATGGAGTACGTTATTTCAATGAAATAACTAATACACTTATTCTCATGGAAGAAGTAGGTGAATTTGCTCGTCATGTGTCTCGAAAATATGGTGAACAATCATACAAATCAAATGAAAATCCTGATGATATCAAGAAGGAATTAATGGATATTTTTTTTGTCATCACATGCCTTGCTAATCAAATGGGGATAAATTTGGAGGATGAATTAATGAATCATATTTCACACAAAGCTCAACGGGATCATTCGAGGCATCATTCAAATTCAAAATTAAGGAAGTAA
- a CDS encoding acyl-CoA dehydrogenase family protein produces the protein MENFYTDNPSLRFHLYHPLMEKIVRIRENDFEEKELYEDAPLDFEDAMDGYEKILSIIGEISAEIIAPNAESVDHEGAKIINNEVHYAEGTKKNYDALKKAGLIGMTLPRKYKGLNIPILPFVMSNEIIARADASFSNIWGLQDCAETIHEFASDEIKEQYLPLFPLYGYTAAMDLTEPDAGSDLQSVQLKATYDEKSNTWYLNGVKRFITNGDADISLVLARSEEGTKDGRGLSLFLYERKHKAVTIRRLENKLGIKGSPTCELVFRNAPAKLIGERKLGLIKYVMALMNAARIGVSAQAVGIAEAAFREAYKYAHEREQFNKAIIYFPPVYEMLAMMKAKIDAGRTLLYETTRYVDIYKGLTHLSNHRKLEPEERNELKYYQKYADVFTPLTKLFTTEYANQITYDAIQVLGGSGYMKDYPLERYYRDARITNIYEGTSQLQVVAAIRGVLNGTYQAWMEEKFKEPISPELEHLRQILKKMYDQYVKTVQKIKDTNNDELIDFHARRLVEMAGHIIMGQLLLTDANREPSYRESATIFIHFGRSQNIALSHYIGHVLDTTLSHFKAII, from the coding sequence ATGGAAAATTTTTATACAGACAATCCTTCTTTACGTTTTCATTTATACCATCCTTTGATGGAAAAAATCGTACGAATTAGGGAAAATGACTTTGAAGAAAAGGAACTTTATGAAGATGCTCCGTTGGATTTCGAAGACGCAATGGACGGTTACGAAAAAATATTAAGTATTATCGGTGAAATATCAGCTGAAATTATTGCACCAAATGCCGAATCTGTCGATCATGAGGGAGCTAAAATCATTAATAATGAAGTACACTATGCTGAAGGAACCAAAAAAAACTACGATGCTTTGAAAAAAGCTGGACTTATTGGAATGACTCTTCCAAGAAAATACAAGGGATTAAACATTCCGATTCTTCCCTTTGTCATGTCAAACGAAATTATCGCGAGAGCTGATGCTAGCTTTAGTAACATATGGGGTTTGCAGGACTGTGCCGAAACTATACATGAATTTGCCTCCGATGAAATCAAAGAACAATATTTGCCCCTCTTTCCTCTTTATGGATACACTGCAGCCATGGATCTCACCGAACCCGATGCTGGCAGCGACCTTCAATCTGTTCAACTCAAAGCCACCTATGATGAAAAAAGCAATACATGGTATTTGAATGGTGTTAAACGCTTTATTACCAACGGAGATGCAGATATTTCGCTTGTACTGGCAAGGTCAGAAGAAGGCACGAAAGATGGACGAGGTCTTTCATTGTTTTTATACGAAAGAAAACACAAAGCTGTAACGATTCGTAGATTGGAAAATAAGCTAGGTATTAAGGGTTCCCCTACGTGTGAATTAGTTTTTAGAAATGCTCCAGCAAAACTCATAGGAGAGAGAAAACTTGGACTCATAAAGTACGTAATGGCTCTGATGAATGCAGCTAGAATAGGTGTTTCAGCACAAGCAGTAGGTATTGCTGAGGCAGCTTTCCGTGAAGCATATAAATATGCTCATGAGCGTGAACAGTTTAATAAAGCTATTATCTATTTCCCTCCCGTGTACGAAATGCTTGCCATGATGAAAGCCAAAATCGATGCGGGAAGAACTCTTCTTTACGAAACTACAAGATATGTGGATATTTATAAAGGACTTACACATCTTTCCAATCATCGCAAGCTTGAGCCAGAGGAAAGAAATGAACTAAAATATTATCAGAAATATGCCGATGTATTTACACCTCTGACTAAGCTTTTTACTACCGAATATGCTAATCAGATTACTTACGACGCAATTCAAGTCTTAGGGGGTTCCGGATATATGAAAGATTATCCCCTTGAACGATATTATCGCGACGCTAGAATCACCAACATTTATGAAGGCACATCTCAATTGCAGGTTGTTGCTGCCATTCGTGGCGTGCTTAACGGTACCTATCAGGCATGGATGGAAGAAAAATTTAAAGAACCAATTTCACCTGAACTTGAACATCTACGGCAAATCCTGAAAAAAATGTATGATCAATACGTGAAAACTGTTCAAAAAATAAAAGATACTAACAACGACGAACTTATTGATTTTCATGCTAGAAGGTTGGTCGAAATGGCTGGCCATATTATCATGGGACAACTTCTTTTAACGGATGCCAACAGAGAACCTTCATACCGTGAATCTGCTACAATATTCATCCACTTTGGGCGTAGTCAAAACATAGCTCTTTCTCATTATATCGGACACGTACTTGATACTACGCTAAGTCATTTCAAAGCTATTATCTGA
- a CDS encoding calcium/sodium antiporter translates to MIGWKVIFLLLSIGLLYLFSELLIRGAKELGIKLGFSRFVIGVVILGFGTSSPELFVSTVASLKNFPQIALGNIVGSNIFNILLILGLTSLLKPIKINDQSFRYDFPVLLVVTILYATLIFFNFFERWIGFIALILFISYMWFLFKKSTYEVDDDMISKFPLLVNIVFVIGGLVGLYFSSDLLITSASFIARYAGIEEKVISLTVVAVGTSLPELAVSLVSIFKKEYDFAVGNIVGSNIFNALLIGGLSVVFSSKISTTFEWLDALVFFMSVVFLWLFGRTQFKISRAEGAILLSFGIAYTFYLYLS, encoded by the coding sequence ATGATTGGTTGGAAGGTGATATTTTTGCTTTTAAGCATTGGTCTGTTATACTTGTTTTCCGAGTTGCTTATCCGTGGAGCGAAAGAGCTTGGAATAAAATTAGGCTTTAGCCGGTTTGTTATAGGAGTTGTTATTCTTGGTTTTGGCACCAGCTCCCCTGAGCTCTTTGTTAGTACCGTTGCTAGTTTAAAAAATTTTCCTCAAATAGCTTTGGGCAATATTGTTGGCTCTAATATTTTTAACATATTACTCATACTTGGATTAACTTCGCTATTAAAGCCGATTAAAATAAATGATCAAAGTTTTCGCTACGATTTTCCCGTGCTTTTAGTAGTTACGATTTTGTATGCCACATTGATTTTTTTCAATTTTTTTGAACGATGGATTGGTTTTATTGCATTGATTCTTTTTATTTCTTACATGTGGTTCTTGTTCAAAAAAAGTACTTATGAGGTAGATGATGATATGATTTCAAAATTTCCATTGCTTGTTAATATCGTTTTTGTCATTGGTGGATTAGTAGGGTTATATTTTTCTTCTGATCTGTTAATTACTTCGGCTTCCTTTATTGCTCGTTATGCAGGCATAGAAGAAAAAGTCATTTCATTGACTGTTGTTGCTGTTGGTACGAGTTTACCTGAACTGGCAGTTTCTCTTGTTTCTATCTTTAAAAAAGAATATGATTTTGCCGTCGGAAATATTGTAGGCTCTAATATTTTTAATGCTTTGCTTATTGGAGGTTTGTCTGTTGTATTTTCTTCCAAAATTTCAACTACCTTCGAATGGCTTGATGCATTAGTTTTCTTCATGTCAGTAGTGTTTTTATGGCTTTTTGGTAGAACTCAATTTAAGATATCACGAGCAGAAGGGGCAATTTTGCTTTCATTCGGAATCGCTTATACATTTTACTTGTACTTATCATGA
- a CDS encoding electron transfer flavoprotein subunit alpha/FixB family protein, with protein MNSVFVFCELTEERHVADVSLELCTKARKLASDLNTKLEAILLGDVDESIVQEVAPYGVQVLHLLSHPKLFPYRTLPFAELIVHVFEKEKPQIALFGATPTGRDLAPRIASKLKCGLTADCTALEIGDHVDTKTGTTYKNLLYQIRPAFGGNIIATIINPETRPQMATVREGVMKKEPLSSPVNTEVVHYDVNSLLKEEYFIVDIIERHIDPPKVNIKNAPIIVAGGYGMGSKENFKLLFELAEVLGGEVGASRAAVDAGFAEKERQIGQTGVTVRPKLYIACGISGAVQHRAGMAESATIISINTDPDAPINQIADYVIIGDVVEVIPKMITYYKKNSK; from the coding sequence GTGAACAGTGTATTCGTTTTTTGTGAATTGACAGAAGAAAGACATGTTGCAGATGTTAGCCTTGAATTATGCACCAAAGCTAGGAAACTGGCCTCCGATCTAAATACTAAACTTGAAGCCATTTTACTTGGAGACGTTGATGAAAGCATTGTTCAGGAAGTTGCCCCTTACGGCGTGCAAGTTCTTCATCTTTTATCCCATCCTAAATTATTTCCATATAGAACTTTACCATTTGCAGAGCTCATTGTACATGTATTTGAAAAAGAAAAACCTCAAATAGCTTTGTTTGGTGCAACTCCAACGGGCCGAGATTTAGCACCACGAATAGCATCAAAACTAAAATGTGGGCTGACGGCTGACTGCACTGCCTTAGAAATAGGCGATCACGTCGATACCAAAACAGGTACAACATATAAAAATCTTCTTTATCAAATCCGCCCTGCTTTCGGAGGTAATATCATAGCCACCATCATCAACCCCGAGACACGACCACAAATGGCAACCGTTCGTGAAGGTGTCATGAAAAAAGAACCTCTTTCTTCTCCTGTGAATACTGAAGTTGTTCATTACGACGTAAATTCTCTTTTAAAAGAGGAATACTTTATTGTAGATATAATTGAGAGGCACATTGATCCACCAAAGGTTAACATCAAAAATGCACCTATCATTGTTGCTGGCGGCTATGGCATGGGAAGTAAGGAAAATTTTAAATTGCTATTCGAATTGGCGGAAGTGTTAGGAGGTGAGGTGGGTGCTTCACGTGCTGCTGTAGATGCAGGTTTTGCTGAAAAAGAAAGACAGATAGGACAGACAGGAGTAACGGTTCGTCCAAAATTATACATCGCTTGTGGCATTTCCGGCGCTGTTCAACACCGCGCAGGCATGGCTGAATCGGCAACTATCATCTCTATTAATACGGATCCTGACGCACCTATTAATCAGATAGCTGATTATGTAATCATCGGCGATGTCGTTGAAGTGATTCCCAAAATGATCACATATTACAAAAAGAATTCAAAATAA
- a CDS encoding permease-like cell division protein FtsX produces MIQFIKSNYVITVFINDSAGSNIIQQKISYYSKHPYIESVTYVPADTALKFIQKELGEDVISLLGENPISPSLEIKLKPDYAQSENMHQLKVELEKEPIFSSAYYQENLIEEIEKNSNFMTILFSALTLLITIIVISLIHNTIRLVIYSRRFIIRTMLLVGATKSFIFRPFLVLFLWFSLIASVFAAFLLKISFQFVLNQIPDLQFIFSTLDMFLIFGSILFAGIFISFISTLISLRHYIKLNVDLLYAY; encoded by the coding sequence ATGATACAATTTATTAAAAGCAATTATGTTATCACCGTTTTTATTAATGACAGTGCAGGTTCTAATATAATCCAACAAAAAATTTCATATTATTCAAAACATCCTTACATAGAAAGCGTAACATATGTTCCTGCCGACACAGCTTTGAAATTTATCCAAAAAGAGTTAGGAGAAGATGTGATCAGTCTTTTAGGTGAAAACCCCATATCACCCTCATTGGAAATAAAACTAAAACCTGATTATGCTCAATCGGAAAATATGCACCAACTTAAAGTTGAACTTGAAAAGGAACCTATCTTTTCGTCCGCATACTATCAAGAGAATTTGATAGAAGAAATCGAAAAAAACAGCAACTTTATGACCATCCTTTTTTCAGCTTTAACTTTACTCATTACAATTATTGTAATAAGTCTCATTCACAACACTATACGGCTTGTTATTTATTCTAGACGATTCATCATCAGAACAATGTTATTGGTAGGAGCAACCAAAAGTTTTATTTTTCGACCTTTCTTGGTATTATTTTTATGGTTTAGTTTGATAGCTTCGGTCTTTGCAGCATTTCTTCTTAAAATAAGTTTTCAATTTGTGCTGAATCAGATTCCTGATTTACAATTTATTTTTTCTACCTTAGATATGTTCCTCATTTTCGGATCAATACTATTTGCTGGTATTTTTATTTCTTTTATTTCAACATTAATTTCTTTAAGGCACTACATAAAACTTAATGTAGATCTTTTATATGCCTATTAA